The Maylandia zebra isolate NMK-2024a linkage group LG4, Mzebra_GT3a, whole genome shotgun sequence genome includes a window with the following:
- the bglap gene encoding osteocalcin, protein MKTVAILALCFLVVICVASDAATDPQPAGDNPAEEGLFVEREQASTVVRQKRAAGQLSLVQLESLREVCEANVACEHMMDINGIIAAYTAYYGPIPY, encoded by the exons atgaagacCGTGGCTATCCTGGCTCTCTGCTTCTTGGTAGTTATCTGTGTCGCTTCGG ATGCTGCCaccgaccctcagcctgctggTGACAACCCTGCTGAGGAGG GTTTGTTTGTGGAGAGGGAGCAGGCCTCCACGGTGGTGAGGCAGAAGAGAGCTGCTGGACAGTTATCCTTGGTACAGCTGGAGAG CCTGAGAGAAGTGTGTGAGGCCAACGTGGCTTGTGAGCACATGATGGACATAAACGGCATCATCGCCGCCTACACTGCCTACTATGGACCAATCCCCTATTAG